TTGCTGGAGGTGATGAAACTGATTGCGGAGAGACCCGATGTTGAGCTGGACAAGGAGACGAAGGTGTTTAGGCAAGCTTGTTACAAGGAGATGCATGAGCGCCGAATAAAGAGGAAACTCGGTAAGGTTCTTGATGCATGACGGGGATGTAGAACATGTTATAATCTAACTATTGCACTTCGAAATAACATACTCCATCCGGCAGTATGCATAGTACACATTTTGTTTACTCAACTTcaaactttgatcataaatttcTTTTCCCAGTAGTTAAAAATCACAATCTTGGTTTTGGTTTCTGAAATTATTGGATATTATCAATATTGTCTATTGTGTCATATAAATCACATATTATTTCCAACTCTAGATTAGAGAACAGAATATATCTTGCGTACAGATACGAATAGAGAACAAAATATAATCGTGAGTAAACACCAAATATTTGTGAGGTAATTACTCAAGTGTTTTTCACCCTTTGTTTTTTCACTTGAGATTTATCAAAGTGGGTTTTGCTTCAGAGCACACACCATAGATTTGCAACTCCCGATGCAGATTAATAGTTGGGATGAAAACTTAGCATTTGTTACATGTCCATTTTACATGGTGGTGATGTTAGCCTTACACAAGCTTTAACCCCATAAATATTAACAAAACCCCATTCATTTTCTGGACAAAATTCAAATAAATTTGTAAGCAATAGTAGCTCGTGCGAAACTGATTTGTCACGCTCGTTCGTTCCTAACATATTGGGTGGGTCTTCGTGAAGCCCGGGACACAGAAGCGCTGATCGAGGGGGCGGCAACACTGCAACACCTACAAGCAGAGCAGGACCTATCCCGCCGGCAAGGGCTGGGGTCCACCGCATCCCCATTAGATTACATCAGCCAAGGAAAACCTCGGCTTCGCCGACAGATGCAAGGAACCCTAATCGCCTGGAGTGAGACGAAGGGGTACGAAGGCTGGTGGAGGCGTATAGCTGATCTTAAAGTTCATGTTTGACTGATGCAACTGGTTGTGTATAATTATTTAAGAATCTGTTGAGAGTTATCACTGTTTTCACCGGATATCCCACAACATATCTCTAAATTCAGCGTGCTGTCTGGTTGTTGTTAACCCATTTCATTCCATTTCTCGTTCGTGAGAACAATCATGAACAAAAACTTGAAGCCTTAGCTTATACTACATTCATTCACATATCGAATATTGGCGTGCTTCAACAATCCAGACGAACTGCTCTGAAGTCTGAACATCACCGTGCATGCGTACGTTGTACAAGAAAATCGGACAGGATCGACCAAGACACGACCTCTGGATCGACGCCATTACCTTATTCTCATCTCCTCCGCCTCAAATCCGCTCGATCAGCCGCGGATCTCTGCTATACCGGTCGATCCGCCGCAGTTTCGAGCGACCCAAGCAGGATGTCAGGAACGTCCCGGCGGGTCGGCGATCACAAGGTGAGCTTCCCCATCTCCCGGCGCAGCGCGGTGGCCCTGACGAGGCTGCCGATGGTGTTGACGGCGAGCTTGATGTCCTCGATGGGGTTGCCCGGCACGACGCGCTTGTAGAGGTAGCTGTCGAAGGTCATCCGCTGCACGTAGTCGTCGGCGCACATCTCCACGAACGCCTCCCGCGCCGCGTTGGAGCGGTAGAACACCTTCTGCAGGATGTCCAGCACCTTGTACGTCGGCCAGTAGAGCCGGTCGAACTCCGCCAGGTACTTGCGCAGGTCGCTCTCGTCCACCAGCCGCGTCCCGTTCGCCGACCCGGCCACGATCGCCTCCGCGCACATCCGCCCGCTCTTCGCCGCGAAGTAGATCCCCTCGCCGGAGCACTTTGTCACGTACCCCGCCGCGTCGCCCACCAGCGTCACCCGCCCCGACACCCTGATGACGATCGAACACGACGAGTGAGACCCCGGTTGATCGGCTAGAAAACCTTTGTTGCAAGAAACAGAGGAATTTTTTGTTTGTTGCTACCTTTTGGGCCTGGGGTGCTCGGGGATGGGGTGAGCCTCGACGCGGATGATCTTGCCGCCCTCGATCTTGTCCTTGGCGCGGAGGCGGGTAGCGGCCTGGAACTTCTTGATGTCGGCCTTATGGGTGACGGTGCCGGTGCCGACGGCGACGTGGTCACACTTGGGGAACACCCAGCCGTAGAAGTCGGGGGACACGTCGTCGCCGACGTACATCTCGGCGCGCTCCTCGTAGTAGCGCATCTTGTCGTCGGGGATCTTGACGCGCTCCTGGAACGCGATGGCGTACTCGTAGTCGCCGGCGCCCATGTCCTTGGCCACGCGGGAGTTGGCGCCGTCCGCGCCCACGATCGCGTCCACCTCGAACGAGCGCTTCTCGCCGCCCACCTTGCCGTTGGAGCTGTCGTAGTGGTTGTAGTGCACCGTGTATGTGCCGTTGCGCTCCTTGGGCGCCTCATACCTGCGCCAGGATAATATCGATCAGCCAATGTTTACACCTCAAAACAGGGATGAGCCACAGCTTATTCACAACGGCATTTGTTTAGCCACAGACTTTTTAGCACAACATGGCTGTAATTTTAGCATTAAGCTCCGTAAATTTGCATGTGTATTTCAGTTCGTTCAGTTGATATGTCAAATATGAAATGATTTTCAGTTAGTAGCCTTGCATAGGTACTACTGATAACCTGAGTGTGGACTACTGACACACATGCATGCAGGCCAAATACAGTAGTCGATGAAGGTGAAGCCACAAAGATAAGAGTTTCTCGTACTTAGTTCATCGTGCAATTCTAATGCTACGACCCCCCAAACTCTGGCATTGGAGCACTTGTGCTCGGTAATATAGTGCCAGAATGAAACCCAACACGATGGCTGGCGGTACAAGTGGAGAACTACTACAGACATACTCATAATCTAGCATCTGATGGCCCGATGCATACCTTAGGAAGAGGCCGTTAAGGACCTCGGCGCCGGCCTTCTGAGCCCGGGTACGGAGGAAGTCGTCGAGCACCTCGCGTCTGACCATGCCAATGTACTCGTGCGGCGCGAGCGTGCGGCCGATGTCGACGGCGACGTTGGAGGGCGAAATCATCTTCATCTTGGTGACCCTCCTGTCGACGAGGTCCAGCGGCAGGTCGAACTCGGACACCATGCAGAGCGGGATGGCCCCGCCGCACGGCTTGCAGTTGTCCATCTTGCGCTCGATGAGCACCGTCTCCACGCCGCCCTTGGCGAGCGCCTCCGCGGCCGCGCCGCCCGCGGGGCCCCCTCCCACGACCGCCACCCGCAGCTTCCGCCCGCCGGGGAGCTTGGGGCTGGACGCCGCCGCGCGTGTCACGAGGAGCTGCGACCTCCTGCCGCCCGCCGGCCGCGCCCGGCAGGAGGAAGGGAGGAAGGTGGCGCGCGCCGCGGCCGCGGACGAGGAGAGGGACGTCATTGTTGCCGCGGTGAGAGCTCCTCGGCTGGCTCGAGCTGGACGTGCGGCGGGGAGTGAGCGAGCGAGTGAGGGTCTGGTCTGTgaggcgcgagcagagcacgcacACGTAGTAGTGAAGTGGGGCGGAGAGGCCGAGGATAGGATGAGGCCCGTGAGTGGGGATCGCGGGGGAGGCCGGCCGTCGGATCCGGGCCCTGGACGGCCCGGATCGCGCGTATGGATGAGGTTTTTTGTGTGCTTTCGCTTTTGTCGTGTCCAAGCGAGTGGACGTGGTTTTGCAAGTCGGACGAGCTTGTTTGTCTCCTTGTGTACTCCGAGTGATGGGCGATGCTTTGCCACGTCAAAAATACTCTACGATGATGTCCAATAAACACTATGCATGTCACTTTTGTTTTGGAAAACGGCATAtgcaaaaacaaaatcaaaaaaatcagGCCCGTCCTTGCTTCAAGACCACCATGcatgttggagttgtgtcgaatattgtgtacaaggtagattacagttggactatgagttgtattgtgtttacataggatgtggagtcgtgtcctagtagaacacttgtatcctaggcctctcatatatagcgggggtagacagacgatgtaacatatgccaacataatagcaccggaacgcaggggaagccggcggcatgtgccggtgtccaggtcgaccgggtgcggtattgtagcggtgtcatagggaggagcgcccatagtcaagccccgaagatgtagccatatcggtgaacctcgttaacaaatctcggtgtcgtgccttgtgtgattgcttgatcctcggatgatcgacagtatgcctcggatttattctgacaagtggtatcatgagctagattGTTCGGAGGTTGTGGATTGTTGATCTAGAGGAAAAAGGAGCGAGAGAATTCGTGGAATCGGTCGAGCTGGTCGCGGGTGGCGGCAGAAAAGTTCGGCTTACGGCGGAGATTCTCTGCTCGGTAGCGATTGGAAGAGGCGGCGGTGCAACGCGTGGCAGAGGAACCTATCTGTCGGATCGGGAGCGATCTCGCCGAGTCCGTGGTTGAGATCGGAACCAGCAGGCGCGTGTGCGTGTGCCAACAACAGAAGAGCCGTGCG
Above is a window of Triticum aestivum cultivar Chinese Spring chromosome 6B, IWGSC CS RefSeq v2.1, whole genome shotgun sequence DNA encoding:
- the LOC123138239 gene encoding geranylgeranyl diphosphate reductase, chloroplastic encodes the protein MTSLSSSAAAARATFLPSSCRARPAGGRRSQLLVTRAAASSPKLPGGRKLRVAVVGGGPAGGAAAEALAKGGVETVLIERKMDNCKPCGGAIPLCMVSEFDLPLDLVDRRVTKMKMISPSNVAVDIGRTLAPHEYIGMVRREVLDDFLRTRAQKAGAEVLNGLFLRYEAPKERNGTYTVHYNHYDSSNGKVGGEKRSFEVDAIVGADGANSRVAKDMGAGDYEYAIAFQERVKIPDDKMRYYEERAEMYVGDDVSPDFYGWVFPKCDHVAVGTGTVTHKADIKKFQAATRLRAKDKIEGGKIIRVEAHPIPEHPRPKRVSGRVTLVGDAAGYVTKCSGEGIYFAAKSGRMCAEAIVAGSANGTRLVDESDLRKYLAEFDRLYWPTYKVLDILQKVFYRSNAAREAFVEMCADDYVQRMTFDSYLYKRVVPGNPIEDIKLAVNTIGSLVRATALRREMGKLTL